CCAAGCTCTGTATCGAGCGTGAGCTGGAAGAGGGCAGTCTGGTGCCCTGTGGCGGAGAGCAGTGGCAGGCACCACTGGAGATTCGCCTGTATCGCTGTAACCTGCTAGACAAGCCCAGCGTGGCGCAGCTCTGGCGCCGGCTGGAGGATCGCAGCCGGGCGGAAATGACCGGCGGGTAGCCGGTGCCACCCTGTCAGCGCCGCTGCTCAGCAGCATGGCGTCGGGTCTGCGCGGTGAGCGGTGAAGCGTCACCGCTGCCAGAGCGTGTTGATGTTCTCAGGGGTTACTCCCCGGCCAGAGTCGATACATAGTCACGGGTACGCGGATGTCTGGGCTGGGTAAACACCTGCCGTGCCTCGCCGGATTCGACGATGCTGCCGTGTTCCAGAAACACCACCTGATGGGCGGTGCTGGCGGCCAGCTTCAGGTCATGGGTGGCCATCAGCATGGTGGTGCCTTCCTTTGCCAGCTGCTTCAGCACCTCTACCACTTCCACCGCCAGTTCCGGGTCCAGTGCTGAGGTCGGCTCATCACAGAGCAGTACCCTGGGTGACGGCGCCAGCGCCCGGGCAATGGCCACACGTTGCTGCTGCCCGCCGGACAGGGTTGCTGGCCAGAAGTCGGCCTTGTGTGCCATGCCGACCTTGGTCAGTAGCTCCATCGCCCGTGCCTGAGCACGCGGCTTGTCCCATTTCAGTACGGTAATCAGCCCTTCCATGACGTTGTCGATGACGGTCAGATGCGGGAACAGCTGGAAGTTCTGAAACACCATGCCGGTCAGACGACGCAGCCGTTGTGCTGCCTGACGCTGGTGTTTGGGGTCGGTACCGAAAGTGAGGCTTTCCTCGCCAATTTGCAGCGAGCCTGACTGTGGCCATTCGAGCAGGTTAACACACCTCAGCAGGGTACTCTTGCCGCTACCGGAGGGGCCAATCAGTGCCGTTACACTGCCTTCGGCGAGGGTCAGGTCCACGCCTTTGAGGACATGACTGTCACCAAAGTACTTGTCGATCTGTTGCAGACGGATCATGACTGACCTCCCAGATGAGTGGCATGGCGACCATAATGCTGCTCCAGACGGGTCTGACCCCACGACAGCACGGTACTGAACAGCAGATAGAGCAATGCTGCTTCGGTGTACATGACCAGCGGTTCATAGGTGGTCGAGGCAATGCGTTGTGCTGCCTGAAACAGCTCAGGCACCGTCAGTACCGCTGCCAGCGAGGTGTCTTTGACCAGCGCAATAAAGGTGTTGGACAGCGGCGGCACGGCAATCCGGGTGGCCTGCGGCAGAATGATACGGCGCATCGCCTGAGTCCAGTTCATACCAATGGAATAGGCGGCTTCCCACTGCCCTCTGGACACCGACTCGATCACGGCGCGGACGATTTCCGATGAATAGGCACCGACGTTGAGGGTGAAGCCGATCAGTGCCGCCGGGAAGGGGTCAAACACAATGCCGACCTTGGGCAACCCGTAGAAAATCAGAAACAGCTGCACCAGCAACGGTGTGCCACGGAACAGCCAGACATAGAAACGTGCCAGCAGTACCAGTGGCAGCGCGCCATACAGGCGCGACAGCGCCGTGATAAAGCCAAGACTCAGCCCCAGCACGAACGACAGCAGCGTCAGGGGAATGGTGAATACCAGCCCGGCATACAGCAGGGATGGGAAGGAATCGATCATTAACTGTAACCAGTCAGGCATGGCTCGTTTTCCCTTTATGCAAACAGCGTAAAAATGAAAAAGTCCCTCATCAGAGCAATGAGGGACTCAGGGCGGAGCGACGTTCAGCGGTGCTTATCATCTGCAGCCGCCGCATACCGTGAAAGGCTTACTGGGAAACGTCCGCGCCGAAATACTTCTGGGAGATGGCCTGATAGGTACCATCCGCCTTCATATCTGCCAGCGCCTTGTTGATCGCGGCCAGCAGCTCGGGGTTGTCCTTGCGGATCAGCACACCGGCGTGATCGGCATCAGCTTCGGCCGCCACGACTTTCAGCCTGGCCTTGGGCTGGTGTTTCTTGAAGTCGAGGAAGGACAGGCTGTCGTTGATGGTGGCATCGGCACGACCGGACAGGACCAGTTCTACGGCATCATTGAAGCCCTGCACGCTGACCACTTCTGCACCGTATTTCTCGGCCAGCTTGCCAAAGTTACTGGTCAGGGTGTTGGCAGAGCGTTTGCCTTTCAGATCGGCGAAGCTCTTCATGCTGTCATCGTCTTCACGTGCCACCAGCACCGCTTTGGAAGCGATATAGGGCTCGGAAAAATCGTATTTAGCCTTACGGGCCTCGGTGATGGACACCTCATTGATTACCGCGTCGTAGCGCTTGACGTCGATACCGGCGATCAGACCATCCCACTTGCCTTCGACAAACTCGGCCTTGACGCCCAGACGCTGGGCAATGGCCGCGCCAATTTCCACATCGAAGCCGGTCAGGGTGCCATCGGTATCGTGATAGGAGAAAGGCGCGTAGGTGCCTTCAGTGCCGATCTTGAACACGCCGGAAGACTTGATCTGATCCAGTGCATCAGCAGCATGGGCAGCGCCCGCCAGTGCCAGCGCACCCAACAGCAGCAGAGAACGAATCGGTTTCATAAACAGAAGCTCCATAAATCCTGCAAGTAAACATGCTTGCGACAACTATAGGCGACAAACCCGCACCTGTCGGTGAGACCGGCCTGTCTGTACAGGGTGGGCTACTCTAGCAGCATCTGCACCGGATTTTAAAAGAATAAGAGTTCAGTAACTTATCGTTATTGAGCATAAGTGAATGGGAGGCGGATACGTTCGCTCTCCCTTAAGCTATTCAACGGCAAATAGGATGTTGTAAGGATGAAATCCTGTTTCTCTGTCTTTATAGCGCTGTTGCCAGCAGTAGGATGCGCCGCTGAGCCTGCCTCGCTGGATCAGCAGCTGGGCTGGCTGCATGGCCAGTGTCTGGCGATTAAAAATGCCGGGCTGGTAGCAGGCAGCAAGGTTCAGCTGGTGCTGCTGGATGAACCGCAGACCACGATCAGTGGCACAGTGGAGTCGAAAGTGACTGATAGCAGTCAGTGCTTTGCCCTGATGGATGACCGCAGGAAGGTTAATCAGGCGGCGGGTTACCAGTTTTACAGGGTTGCCACGACCGAGCCAGTGGAGCTGGCCATTGGCAGGGTGAGCGATGAACAGATCAGGCTCACTGAGCCTGATCTGCGCAATGCCCACTTCAGCTATTGCAGTACAGGGGAAGGCGTGCAGTTCAGTGTATGGCCCGTTCAGGCATATCAGGATAAGCCACTGTGGCGGGGGTATTACTACACCGGTTACGACACTGAGGCAGACTGCCCCGAGTAATGGCGGATCAGGAGCAGCAGCCAGACTGCTGCTGGCATCAGCGCACCCCGCTAGTGACCGTGGACGAGGTGGCCATCGCCTGCACCCTGGCATCGGCGGCGGGCAGGGTTGTCAGAATAAACTGCAGGGCCTTGTTGTTGCCCGCGGCGAACCAGCGGTATTCCATGGTTCGTACGGTGCCGAGGTTGCCCTGCCGGGCGGTGTCGCGCACCTTCAGCGCCTGCAGGCCATTGGGAGTCTTGACCATCAGCGAGTTGAACAGGGCTTCGGTGGTGGCGGTATTGGCACGTTCGGCGAACACGGCACAGATGCCATCGCGGCGAATGGACAGGACGAAATTGCCGGCAGCGGAGGGGACGGACCAGGCTTCGCCTTTCTGGTTTTCGAGGAAGAAGGCGGCCTCATCTTTGCTCAGCGCGGGCAGCTTCTGCTTTAACAGCTGATTACGCAGGGTCTGTGCGTCACCGACATAACGCATACAGGTGTTGAGATAAAGGGTGGCGAAGAATTCCGCCGCCGGATCAATCCCTGCCGCCTGACTGCCGGGGCTGAACAGCAGGGTGGCCAGCACTGCGCCTCCGAGCTTGCGCCAGTGGGCGCGCAGTCTGAGCATCAGGGGTGACAGAGGGCGGCGGGCTGAGTGCATAAGATTCTCCGTTAGGCCTGTAGCACATTCTTGCCGAAACGCTGGCGCTGCATTTCATTCAGGCGACTCAGGGTACGCTGGAACGGGAACGACAGATAGCCCCGCGGGTACAACTCGTTCATGGCCACCTCCGCTTCGATATACAGTGGAATACCACGGTCATAGCACTCATCCACCAGGGCGATAAAGCGCCGCGCGCCATCATCCTGTTTGGACAGATTAGGCAGCACCCGGTCGCCGGTTTTGACCTGTTCCACGGCATCCTCGGTGCCTCGGGCAATGTACTGCACCTCCTCCGGCGCGCTCAGGCAGGGTACATCGCTGAGCAGAATCTGGCTGAACTCATCGCACAGGCGAATATAGTCATTGGCCGACAGCGGTTTGCCGCACAGCTCGCGGTAACTGCACCACACTACGTTGCTGCTGCGTTGTATCACCGTCACGCTGCGACCCAGCTGCAGCGCCTGCTGATCGCAGGGGGCGTCACCGCGCAGCTGCTCAAATACGGCCGCCAGTGCACTGCCGCCGGCATCTTCAGTGTGCTGCCAGTAGCGCTGCACCCGCGGGCCGGGATGCAGACGGTGGTCTTCCCCGCCATCGACATCCAGAATATCCATGTGTTCACGGATCGCCTTGATGGCCGGATCGAAGCGGTCGTGATGGGTGCCGTGAGCATAGAGGCGTTCGGGGGGCAGGTTGGAGGTCGTCACTACCACCACTTTGTGGTCGAACAGCATGCGCATCAGCCTGCCCAGAATCATCGCATCGCCGATATCGGCGACGAAAAACTCATCCAGACAGAGCACACGGATTTCATCACTCAGGCGTTTGGCCAGTACCTGCAGTGGTTCAGGTGTGCCAGTCAGCTCGAACAGGCATTTGTGCACCCAGCGCATAAAATGATGAAAGTGCTGACGCCGTGCAGGCAGTGACAGGCTTTTGTAGAAACAGTCCATCAGCCAGGTTTTACCGCGACCTACCGGACCCCACAGATAGACACCACGGGGTGGCTGGCGCAGTTTGGTGCCGGGCCAGGCCTGCCAGTGGTGCAGGCCCTGATGGCAGGCTTCCAGTGCGCGGGCAGCGCGCTCCTGTGCGGAATCCTGTTTGAAGTCGTTATTGGCAAGCGCCCACTCGTAGGCGGCCCAGGGGGACAGTACTGACATAAAGCATGGAGCCTTGCAGGGGGCGGGCCTACAATGATCCTCAGCCTGCCCGCCGCCCGCAAGCGGACTTTGGTCAACAGCCTGTTGATGGCGGTGAGTACAACAGCTGTGAGCAGAGCGTTCGTGACGGAGCGCCCAACAAGGAGAGACAGACAATGTGGTCAATGGAACCCTGGCAGATCTGGGTCATCGTCGGTTTGTTGCTGGCCGTAGGGGAAGTCCTCGGCGCGGCCTTTGTGGCACTGGCACTGGGGTTGGCCTGCCTGCCCGGCGCATTGCTGGCGAGCATGGGTGTTGAATTCAAGTTGCAACTGCTGGGCGTGGCCATTGCCGCAGTCATTCTGATCCCGCTGGCCATCGGCGCCTATCGCCGTCGCCAGCAGTCAGGTGGCAACAGTGCGGTGGCGATGGTGGGTGAGCAGCATTACAAGGTGCGTACCCGGGTGGTGGAACACAACGGCCGGATCGGTGTGCGCATTGACGGCACCTTTTACCCGCTGGCGGCGCAGGCAGATGAACAACCCTGGCAGGTGGGCAGCGAAGTGGACGTGCTGGGGTTTGAAGGGATTACGGCCAGGGCCCGCCCATGCCTGTCGTGATGCCCGCAGGCGCCGTACAGCAGCTGCGGCTGGCACAGCGGCCTGCTGCTGAGCTGCAGCCCGGCGACTTTTACCTGCACAGCGTGCCTGCCCCCACCGCCAGCCAGTTGCAGCCCGGCCAGCTGTTGCTGCGCCCCTGCTATATCAGTGTTGACCCCTATATGCGTACCCGCATGCAGGCCAGTGGCTATGACTATATTGAGCACTGGCAGGCGGGCAGCGTGCTGTCCGGCTGGACGCTGGCACAGGTGGAAGCCAGTGCCGATCCGCAGTGGCAGGCAGGCGACTGGGCCATTGGTCATCTGCCGATGCAGCAGCGGCTGATTGCCGCAGCCGCGACCCTGTGGCAGCAGCGTACCGAAACACCGCCGCTGGACTGTATGCACCCGCTGGGGATGACCGGCTTTACTGCCTGGCTGGGCATGCAGCTGGGGCAGCCCGGCCCGGACGATACGGTACTGGTCTGCGCCGCTGCCGGCGCCGTGGGCTCGCTGGCGGCCCAGCTGGCAAGACAGGCCGGAGCGCGGGTGATTGTCGCTGCTGGCCGTGAAGACAAGCGCCAGTGGTTGCGACAGGCGGGCTTTACCGAGGTGCTCGACCATCACCACCGGGATTTTCTCACCACCCTGGCACAACATGCGCCACAGGGCATCAGCCTGAATTTCGAGCTGATCGGGGGGCAGGTGTTTCATGGTGTTAATGAACTGATGCGCGAAGGCGGCAGAGTGGTGCTGTGCGGGCTGATCAGCCAGTACCAGCGTGCCCAGCCGCGGCAGGCGCCGGCCAATCTGGCGCAGCTGCAGCGGCGACGGGTACAGGTGCTGCCCTATGTCGCCCCCCACTATGAGCAGCGACTGCCGGCATTCCGGCAGGCCATGCCCGCCCTGCTGGACACACTGCACTGGCAGCTGGATGTGCTTGAGGGCAGTCTCGATACCGTACCTGCGGCACTGATCGGCCTGCTGCGGGGGGACAATCTGGGTAAACGACTGGTCCGGCTGGTGTAAGCCGGGCTCATATACAACAACAGCAGAAGGAGATAACTCATGGATGTGCAACTGACAGGTGGTCTGCTGATCACCCTGGTCATCGCTGTACTGGCGATGGTGATACTGATCAAGGGGCTGCGTATCGTGCAGCAGTCGGAGGCGGTGGTTATTGAACGCCTCGGCAGCTATCACAAGACCCTTGAACCCGGCGTCAACTGGATTGTGCCTTTTGTCGACCTGCCGCGGGCGATCAAGGTGAAACGCTACATGGGCGAACATGCGGCGGCCATCATGGTCGAGACCAGCCGTATTGATCGCCGTGAAACCGTGCTGGACTTCCCCGGCCAGTCGGTGATCACCACCGACAACGTCAGTGTGATGATCAACGGCGTGCTGTATTACCAGATCATCGACCCGCAGCGGGCGGTCTATCAGGTGGAAAACCTGATCCAGTCTATTGAGGTGCTGGCCAAGACTACCCTGCGTTCAGAGATCGGCAAGATGGAACTGGACAAGCTGTTTGAGTCGCGTCAGGAAATTAACGCGAGTCTGGAAACCGTACTTGATGAGGCGGCCAACAAATGGGGCGTCAAAGTGACGCGGGTGGAGATTCAGGACATCCAGATCCCCGATGAAATTCAGGATGCCATGCGCAAGCAGATGACGGCCGAACGTGAGCGGCGCGCCGTGGTACGGCGGGCCGAAGGTGAGCGTCAGGCCGCGATCGAAACCGCCGAAGGTGAGCGTCAGGCCGCCATTCTGCGCGCGCAGGGGGAGCGGGAAGCCTCGATTCTGACGGCCGAGGGCCAGCAGCAGGCGATCAATCTGCTGACCGAGGCGCTGGGCAGTGATGTCGACAAGAGCAAGGTGATTGGCTATCTGATCGCCAAGGACTACCTCAACACCCTGCCGCAGATTGCCAAAGACGGCGAACGGGTGTTCCTGCCCTATGAAGCCAGCGCTACCCTCGGCAGCCTCGGCATGATCAGTGAGCTGTTCAGGAAAGATAGCCAGGCCTGAGTGGCTTAAGGTTGGCTAAAGGATCGGCAGCTAGTGTTCGCTGCGTGGGTGAGCATGGATAAGGGTACACAATGCGTATATTGATGGTGGAAGACGATCAGGCGCTGGCAGAGGTGCTGGTCAGAGGGCTGCAGAAGGCCGGTGATGTGGTGGACTGGGTCAGTCGTGGCCAGCAGGCCTGGACGGCGCTGCATACCAGCACCGAACATTTCGACCTGCTGGTACTGGATCTGGGCCTGCCTGATGGCGATGGCCTGAGTCTGCTGCGCAAGCTGCGTAACGAGGGTAATACCATGCCCACCCTGATTCTCACCGCCCGCGATGCACTGGAAGACCGGGTTAGCGGGCTGGATGCCGGGGCCGATGACTATCTGGTCAAACCCTTTGAACTGGCCGAATTACAGGCCCGGCTGCGGGCACTGGGGCGGCGTCAGCGCGGCAAAAGCTCGGAAGAGTGGCGGCTCGGGGCATTACGGCTGGACCCCGGACAGCTGCGAGCGTGGCTGAGTGAGGCGGATCTGCAGCTCAACCGCCGTGAGTTCATGCTGCTGCGCGCACTGGCGGAACGCTCCGGGCAGGTCATCACCCGCAGCCGGCTGGAAGAACAGCTGTACGGCTGGGGTGAAGAGGTGGAGAGCAACACGCTGGAAGTGCACATCCACCATCTGCGGAAAAAGCTCGGCAAAGATGCTATTCGCACCGTACGCGGCGTGGGCTACCGGCTGGAGCTGGCTGAATGAGTCTGCGCCGTATCCTGCTGGTGACGGTGCTGAGTCTGGTGGCCATAGGCCAGATCACCAGTTTTGTCTGGATCTACAGCGAAGGGCAGGAAGAAATGGAGGAGGTGCTCGACAGCGACCTGCTCAGTCAGGCTGGCTGGACCAGCCTGTGGCTGAAGAACCTGCCGGCCGAAGACACCGAAAAGATCGCCACCAATCTGACTGAGCGCCAGTTTGAAGGGCTGCCCGCCGACTGGGTGATGGATCAGGGCTACCATCTGGTCAGTTCGCGGTTGCAGTTATGGGATGCCAAACTGCAACGCTGGTGGCCGGAGGACTTACCGCGTGAGCCGATCGAGAAGGCCGGGTTTGGCTGGCATGACTTTGGCGGCCTGCGCTGGCGTACTTTCGATCTGGTGCTGGACGACGTACCGATCCGTGCCCGCCTGTGGCAGTCGCTGGACGTACGCGATGTGGCGCTGGAAGAAACGCTGGAAGCGATGTTGCTACCCAACATCGCCGTGCTGGTGCTGCTGCTGTTTATTCTCGGTATCGTTATTCACCGCAGCCTGTCGCCATTGTCGGTGCTGGCACAGCGTCTGAGCAGACGCCCTGCCGATGATCTCAGCACCCTGCCATCACCGTCGCGTACCGAAGAGATTCAGCAGCTCACGCAAAGCCTTAACGGCTGGATTCTGCGCCTCAACGATACCCTGCAGCGCGAGCGGGGGTTTGCCTCTGATGTCGCCCATGAACTGCGCTCGCCGCTGGCAGCACTGCAGCTGCAGCTGGATGAGTTCAGTGCCGATCAGCCCGGTATCACTCAGGCTCGCAACAGCGTGCGGCGGCTGGCGCGGGTGGTGGACCAGCTGCTCAGTCTGGCGCGGCTGGAACACCGGCTGGCGACCTTACGTTTGCAGCCGGTAGCACTGGATACCCTGCTGGAAGAGCTGCTCGGTGAAATGGCCGATCAGGTGCTGGCCAAGGGTAAGGAAATTGAGCTGACCGGACAGGCGGGCGAAGTGCAGAGCGAACCCATCCTGCTCAGCGTGGTGCTGCGCAACCTGCTGGAAAACGCCAGCAAATACAGTGATGCCGGCAGCCTGATTGAAGTGGAACTGCGCGAAAACGACAGTGAAGTGCTGTGTCTGGTGCGTGACCGGGGCGCCGGGATTCCCGCCGCCCGCCGCAGCGAAGTGCAGCAGCGTTTTGTGCGGCTGGATACTGGCCGCGACGGCGCGGGTCTGGGGCTGGCGATTGTTGGCCGCATCTGTGATGCGCTGCATATCGACTGGCAGCTGCAGGACCGCGATGACGGTCAGAACGGGCTGCAGGTGTATCTGCGCTGGCCGCGCTGATCAGCAACCTGCTCTTTGCGGAGCGCAGACAGACGCAGCCATCCTGAGCACCTTCCGACACCACGGCGCTGATAGCGGCCCGTGGTGTTTTTTCTTTGTCAGCCTTACTCGCCGTCGGCGCTGCCATTGACGCTGAAGGCATCGCCGGTGGCAAAGAACGCCCCTCCCGCCACGTAGTGCAGCGAGCGCGGCGCCTCTCCTTCGAAGTGCCAGCGACCCTCGCTGAAGGCGCGCCGGTCTGCTCTGGCCGCCACCACTTCGCCAATAAACAGATCGTAGCGCTGCTGGTTGTGCGGCTCGTTGATGATGCGGCATTCCAGATAAGCCAAGCAGCCATCGGCCAGCGGCACATCAATGGCCGAGCCGCTATGGCTGGCGATAGCAAACTGACGGAATTTATCCCCATCACGACCGGAACAGGTACCGACATCCATGGTCAGCTGTGCCTGTTCTGTGGAAGGCACCTGCAGTGCAAACACGCCTGAGGCTTCCATCAGTTCGCGGGTCAGGGTGTTGCGATCCACCACGACCAGCACTTTGGGCGGGTCAAAGTCGAGCGGCATGGCCCAGGCGGCCGCCATGATATTGCGCTGGCCGTGGGCGGCACTGCTGACCAGCACGGTCGGGCCGTGATTGAGCAGACGATAGGCTTTGGGCAGTTCAACGGGGTCAAGATAAGACACGGTCGGGCATTCTCCGGTACGACATCAGGATGCGGGGGGCTCGGGGTGTGGCCACAGGCTCACTGGCTAGCTTTATAGGTGCGCTCGCAGCGGATTACCAGAGCCGGTCCCTGACCTGTTCAGGCTTTGATCAAGATAGCAATTGCACAAAATATATTATGGTATACCATAAGACGGAATACTTAATTGTGCAGGAGCAGACCATGAGCTTTGAAATTCGCAAGATCGTCAGCCATGTCGAGCAAACCTTTATCGAAGGCGGCAAAGCCGCAGAACAACCGGTGACCATGGCCGGGCTGGCGGTGGTGATCACCAACCCCTGGCTGGGGCGTGGGTTTGTCGACGACCTGCAGCCCGAGATCAAGGCAGGCTGCTCCGATCTGGGTGCGCTGATGGTGGAAAAGCTCACCGCGCTGGTGGGCGGCGCGCACCGGGTTGAAGCGTATGGCAAGGCAGCGGTGGTCGGCGCTGAAGGTGAGATCGAGCATGCTTCGGGAGTGATCCATACCCTGCGCTTTGGCAATCACTACCGTCAGGCAGTGAATGCCAAGAGCTACCTGAGTTTTACCAACAAGCGTGGCGGCCCCGGCACCTCGATCCAGATTCCGATGATGCACAAGGATGACGAAGGCCTGCGTTCGCACTACATCACGCTGGAAATGCAGATCGAAGATGCGCCCCGTGCCAATGAAATCGTCGTCGTGCTCGGTGCCTCTGACGGTGGCCGCCTGCATCCACGGATCGGCAACCGTTACCTCGATCTGCAGCAGCTGGCGGCGGAACAGGCTGGCTGAGCCACCACAGGGAGACAGGGCTATGCATCCTTCGATGGCACAGACGACCCCGGCGGGCACCAGTTACCTCTGTCAGGGCAGTGGCAGGCCGGTAGTGCTGATTCATGGCGTGGGACTGAACAAGGAGATGTGGGGCGGGCAGTTTGTCGGCCTCGCACCACGCTATCAGGTCATCGCCTACGACATGCTCGGTCATGGCGCCAGCCAGCCACCGGCCAGCGATGCCACACTGGCCAGTTATGCCGCCCAGCTGGCCGAACTGCTGGATCATCTGCAGCTGGCGCAGGCAACGGTGATCGGCTTCTCTATGGGCGGGCTGGTGGCACGGGCATTTGCTTTGCATTACCCGGAACGTTTGCAGGGGCTGGTGATTCTCAACAGTGTCTTCAGACGTACGGCAGAACAGCGTCAGGGTGTTCTCGCCCGTACTGATCAGGCGGCGGCTATGGGGCCTGATGCCAACGCGGAAGCCGCGCTGGCGCGCTGGTTCAGTCAGGAATATCAGGCTGCCAGCGCTGCCCAGATCAGCGCCATCCGGCAGATTCTGGCAGGCAACGACCCGCAGGGTTACCTGACCACTTACCGGCTGTTTGCCACCGAAGATATGTACGGTGCGGAGGCGCTGGACTCCATCAAAGTGCCGACACTGATCGCTACCGGCGAGCTGGATCCCGGCTCGACCCCGGAAATGGCCCGCCAGCTGGCGGACTGCATCACCGGAGCGGAAGTCGTGGTACTGCGCGAACAGCGCCACATGATGGCAGTGGAAGCACCAAAAGAAGTCAATCAGATGCTGCTGCGCTTTCTGCGCCGGATTGAGAGCCCGTTGCAGCTGAGCGGGCGGGCCTCGTAAGCGCGTGGCGGCGCCTGTGTGCCAGCAGGCCGCGTGGGCACACCGCCGCATCGCTGTATCAAGTCAGCACACCAGTACCACCACGGCACTCACTGAATCTGCCAGACAGAGCAAAGCACGACGGAGGACAGGGTATGGCGTTAACGCAATTCCAGATGTGTATTGATGGGCAATGGCTGCCTGCCCGCAGCGGACAGACCTTTCGCAGTTTCGACCCGTCCACGGCCGAGCCCTGGGCGGAGCTGCCCGATGCCAGCGCAGACGATGTCGATCTGGCGGTGCAGGCGGCCCAGCGTGCCTTTGACAGTCCGGCCTGGCGCGGGCTGACGGCCACGGCGCGGGGTAAGCTGCTGCGGCGTCTGGGTGACCTGATTGCGCAACACAAGGAAGCACTGGCACAGCTGGAAAGCCGCGACAACGGCAAGCTGATCCGCGAAACCCGTGGACAGGTGGGTTATCTGCCTGAGTTCTTCTATTACAACGCCGGGCTGGCCGACAAGCTCGAAGGGGGCACGCTGCCACTGGATAAAACGGATCTGTTTGCCTACACCGTGCACGAACCACTGGGTGTGGTGGCCGGCATCATCCCCTGGAACAGCCCGCTGTACCTGACCGCGATCAAACTGGCCCCCGCCCTGGCGGCGGGCAACACCATCGTACTCAAACCCTCCGAACATGCGTCCGCGACCGTGCTGGAGCTGGCCCGGCTGGCCCTTGAGGCCGGTATTCCGCCCGGCGTGGTCAATGTCGTGACCGGCTTTGGCCCGACCACGGGGGCGGCGCTGAGCAGCCATCCGCTGGTACGCAAAGTGGCCTTTACCGGCGGTATGCAGGCGGCCCGTCATGTGGTGCGCAGCAGTGCGGAAAACTTCGCCCGGCTGTCGCTCGAACTGGGTGGCAAGTCACCCAACATCATCTTCGCCGATGCCGATCTCGACAGCGCCCTCAACGGCGTGGTGGCCGGCATCTATGCCGCTTCCGGACAGAGCT
This Pokkaliibacter sp. MBI-7 DNA region includes the following protein-coding sequences:
- a CDS encoding ABC transporter permease subunit (The N-terminal region of this protein, as described by TIGR01726, is a three transmembrane segment that identifies a subfamily of ABC transporter permease subunits, which specificities that include histidine, arginine, glutamine, glutamate, L-cystine (sic), the opines (in Agrobacterium) octopine and nopaline, etc.) — protein: MPDWLQLMIDSFPSLLYAGLVFTIPLTLLSFVLGLSLGFITALSRLYGALPLVLLARFYVWLFRGTPLLVQLFLIFYGLPKVGIVFDPFPAALIGFTLNVGAYSSEIVRAVIESVSRGQWEAAYSIGMNWTQAMRRIILPQATRIAVPPLSNTFIALVKDTSLAAVLTVPELFQAAQRIASTTYEPLVMYTEAALLYLLFSTVLSWGQTRLEQHYGRHATHLGGQS
- a CDS encoding amino acid ABC transporter ATP-binding protein, with translation MIRLQQIDKYFGDSHVLKGVDLTLAEGSVTALIGPSGSGKSTLLRCVNLLEWPQSGSLQIGEESLTFGTDPKHQRQAAQRLRRLTGMVFQNFQLFPHLTVIDNVMEGLITVLKWDKPRAQARAMELLTKVGMAHKADFWPATLSGGQQQRVAIARALAPSPRVLLCDEPTSALDPELAVEVVEVLKQLAKEGTTMLMATHDLKLAASTAHQVVFLEHGSIVESGEARQVFTQPRHPRTRDYVSTLAGE
- a CDS encoding paraslipin: MDVQLTGGLLITLVIAVLAMVILIKGLRIVQQSEAVVIERLGSYHKTLEPGVNWIVPFVDLPRAIKVKRYMGEHAAAIMVETSRIDRRETVLDFPGQSVITTDNVSVMINGVLYYQIIDPQRAVYQVENLIQSIEVLAKTTLRSEIGKMELDKLFESRQEINASLETVLDEAANKWGVKVTRVEIQDIQIPDEIQDAMRKQMTAERERRAVVRRAEGERQAAIETAEGERQAAILRAQGEREASILTAEGQQQAINLLTEALGSDVDKSKVIGYLIAKDYLNTLPQIAKDGERVFLPYEASATLGSLGMISELFRKDSQA
- a CDS encoding amino acid ABC transporter substrate-binding protein, whose protein sequence is MKPIRSLLLLGALALAGAAHAADALDQIKSSGVFKIGTEGTYAPFSYHDTDGTLTGFDVEIGAAIAQRLGVKAEFVEGKWDGLIAGIDVKRYDAVINEVSITEARKAKYDFSEPYIASKAVLVAREDDDSMKSFADLKGKRSANTLTSNFGKLAEKYGAEVVSVQGFNDAVELVLSGRADATINDSLSFLDFKKHQPKARLKVVAAEADADHAGVLIRKDNPELLAAINKALADMKADGTYQAISQKYFGADVSQ
- a CDS encoding NfeD family protein; this translates as MWSMEPWQIWVIVGLLLAVGEVLGAAFVALALGLACLPGALLASMGVEFKLQLLGVAIAAVILIPLAIGAYRRRQQSGGNSAVAMVGEQHYKVRTRVVEHNGRIGVRIDGTFYPLAAQADEQPWQVGSEVDVLGFEGITARARPCLS
- the zapE gene encoding cell division protein ZapE; amino-acid sequence: MSVLSPWAAYEWALANNDFKQDSAQERAARALEACHQGLHHWQAWPGTKLRQPPRGVYLWGPVGRGKTWLMDCFYKSLSLPARRQHFHHFMRWVHKCLFELTGTPEPLQVLAKRLSDEIRVLCLDEFFVADIGDAMILGRLMRMLFDHKVVVVTTSNLPPERLYAHGTHHDRFDPAIKAIREHMDILDVDGGEDHRLHPGPRVQRYWQHTEDAGGSALAAVFEQLRGDAPCDQQALQLGRSVTVIQRSSNVVWCSYRELCGKPLSANDYIRLCDEFSQILLSDVPCLSAPEEVQYIARGTEDAVEQVKTGDRVLPNLSKQDDGARRFIALVDECYDRGIPLYIEAEVAMNELYPRGYLSFPFQRTLSRLNEMQRQRFGKNVLQA
- a CDS encoding NADP-dependent oxidoreductase, whose protein sequence is MPVVMPAGAVQQLRLAQRPAAELQPGDFYLHSVPAPTASQLQPGQLLLRPCYISVDPYMRTRMQASGYDYIEHWQAGSVLSGWTLAQVEASADPQWQAGDWAIGHLPMQQRLIAAAATLWQQRTETPPLDCMHPLGMTGFTAWLGMQLGQPGPDDTVLVCAAAGAVGSLAAQLARQAGARVIVAAGREDKRQWLRQAGFTEVLDHHHRDFLTTLAQHAPQGISLNFELIGGQVFHGVNELMREGGRVVLCGLISQYQRAQPRQAPANLAQLQRRRVQVLPYVAPHYEQRLPAFRQAMPALLDTLHWQLDVLEGSLDTVPAALIGLLRGDNLGKRLVRLV
- a CDS encoding response regulator is translated as MRILMVEDDQALAEVLVRGLQKAGDVVDWVSRGQQAWTALHTSTEHFDLLVLDLGLPDGDGLSLLRKLRNEGNTMPTLILTARDALEDRVSGLDAGADDYLVKPFELAELQARLRALGRRQRGKSSEEWRLGALRLDPGQLRAWLSEADLQLNRREFMLLRALAERSGQVITRSRLEEQLYGWGEEVESNTLEVHIHHLRKKLGKDAIRTVRGVGYRLELAE